One window from the genome of Nicotiana tomentosiformis chromosome 5, ASM39032v3, whole genome shotgun sequence encodes:
- the LOC104090331 gene encoding UDP-glucosyltransferase 29-like encodes MEAKKNTIRVLMVPWLAHGHISPFLELAKRLTKRNFHIYMCSTPVNLSSIQKNVTEKYSESIELVEIHLPSLPDLPPHYHTTNGLPPHLMNTLKTAFEMSSPKFSKILQTLNPDLVIYDYNQPWTAQLALSMNIPAVQLLTFSAAVIALGFHMSGDKEEKFPFPEIYQREYEMLLLMKAINESPGKEFPFCEALRRSRDIVLVKTCRDFEGKYMNYLSRLVSKKIVPVGTLVQESTDQDEHEETIQWLDKKGKSSTVFVSFGSEYFLSKEEIHAVAQGLELRKVNFIWVIRFPQGEKTSTIEDALPDGFLGRVGERGKIMEGWAPQATILQHASIGGFVSHCGWSSFMESVKFGVPIIAMPMHIDQPMNARLVEYIGMGVEAVRDVNGKLQSEEIAKAIRKVVMEESGEAVRKKARELREKMNEKGDEEIDGVVEELVALCGNK; translated from the coding sequence ATGGAGGCCAAGAAAAACACCATTAGGGTACTCATGGTACCATGGCTAGCTCATGGTCACATAAGTCCATTTCTAGAGCTAGCCAAAAGACTTACAAAGAGGAATTTCCACATTTACATGTGTTCCACTCCTGTAAATCTAAGCTCCATCCAGAAAAATGTCACTGAGAAATATtctgagtcaatagaattagttGAGATTCATCTTCCATCTTTGCCAGATCTTCCTCCTCATTACCACACTACCAATGGCCTCCCACCTCATCTTATGAACACCCTAAAAACAGCTTTTGAAATGTCCAGTCcaaaattttccaaaatattacaaacTCTAAATCCTGATTTGGTTATATATGACTACAATCAACCATGGACTGCTCAGTTGGCTTTATCTATGAATATTCCTGCTGTGCAGTTGCTCACTTTTAGTGCAGCTGTTATTGCTTTGGGCTTCCACATGTCTGGAGACAAAGAAGAGAAGTTCCCCTTCCCTGAAATTTACCAGCGCGAATACGAAATGCTTTTATTAATGAAAGCTATTAATGAATCACCAGGTAAGGAGTTCCCGTTCTGCGAGGCACTTAGGCGATCACGTGACATTGTTCTGGTGAAAACTTGCAGAGATTTTGAAGGGAAATACATGAATTATCTTTCAAGATTGGTCTCCAAGAAAATTGTCCCGGTTGGCACGCTAGTTCAAGAATCTACTGACCAAGATGAACATGAGGAGACCATACAATGGCTTGACAAGAAAGGAAAAAGTTCAACTGTGTTTGTTTCATTTGGGAGTGAGTATTTTTTATCCAAGGAGGAAATACATGCAGTAGCTCAAGGGCTAGAGCTTCGCAAAGTGAACTTCATTTGGGTCATTAGGTTTCCACAAGGTGAAAAAACTAGTACCATTGAAGATGCATTACCAGACGGGTTTCTTGGAAGGGTAGGAGAAAGAGGAAAGATTATGGAAGGATGGGCTCCACAAGCAACAATTCTTCAACATGCAAGTATTGGTGGATTCGTGAGTCATTGTGGATGGAGTTCTTTTATGGAAAGTGTGAAATTTGGTGTGCCTATAATTGCAATGCCAATGCACATTGACCAACCAATGAATGCTAGGCTTGTGGAATATATCGGGATGGGAGTTGAAGCAGTGAGGGACGTGAACGGGAAGCTACAAAGTGAAGAGATTGCAAAGGCGATAAGGAAAGTGGTAATGGAAGAAAGTGGGGAGGCTGTGAGGAAGAAAGCAAGAGAATTGAGGGAGAAGATGAACGAGAAAGGGGACGAAGAGATAGATGGTGTGGTGGAAGAGCTGGTAGCACTTTGTGGTAACAAATGA
- the LOC117275284 gene encoding uncharacterized protein translates to MSTLPGNWEVQSTARPPLFNGHYYSWWKNKMIDHIQGEDYELWDIVTDGPLATLRKNTEGVDVPKIRADCNAEDLKKWMKNAKAKKWLVCGLGPDEYNIIQCYSIAKQIWDILQVANEGTTRVNRSKGTLLYSQYENFVMKDGETIQEMYTRFTILANELRSLGRIIPEEDRVEKILARVLPITLKARSLPFRSQRTLPLSH, encoded by the coding sequence atgagtacACTACCTGGAAATTGGGAAgtgcaatccactgctaggccaccactctttaatggccattactactcttggtggaagaaCAAAATGATAGATCACATTcaaggagaagactatgagctatgggacattgtcactgaTGGTCCACTAGCAACCTTGAGGAAAAATACTGaaggagtagatgtgccaaaAATAAGAGCGGATTGCAATGCTGAGGACTTAAAGAAATGGATGAAGAATGCTAAAGctaagaaatggcttgtttgtgggcttggtccagatgagtacaacaTAATCCAATGTTATTCCATTGCTAAGCAAATTTGGGACATACTGCAAGTAGCCAATGAAGGAACGACTCGGGTAAATAGATCTAAAGGAACTCTACTGTATTCTCAGTATGAGAACTTCGTTATGAAGGATGGGGAGACCATTCaggagatgtacacaaggttcaccATATTGGCAAATGAACTAagatctcttggaaggattatcccTGAAGAAGATAGGGTTGAGAAGATACTTGCGAGGGTCCTACCAATCACTTTGAAAGCAAGATCACTGCCATTCAGgagtcaaagaacattgccactctcTCACTAG
- the LOC104103378 gene encoding UDP-glucosyltransferase 29-like, translating into MEAKKNTTRVIMVPWLAHGHISPFLELAKKLTNGNFHIYMCSTPVNLSSIKKNVTEKYSQSIELVELHLPSLPNLPPHYHTTNGLPPHLMNTLKTAFEMAAPKFSNILETLNPDLVIYDYNQPWTAQLASSMNIPAVQLLTFSAAVVALGIHMSEDKEDKFPFPEIYLREYEMFSLKKAINESPGKEFPFGEALRRSRDIVLVKTCRDFEGKYMDYLSNLVTKNIVPVGTLVQESTDQAEHEEIMQWLDKKEKSSTVFVSFGSEYFLSNEEILAVAQGLELSKVNFIWVIRFPQGERISIADAVPEVFLERVGDRGKILEEWAPQANILQHPSTGGFVSHCGWSSFMESMKFGVPIIAMPMHIDQPMNARLVEYIGLGVEAVRDENGKLQSEEIAKAIRKVVMEESGEPVRKKARELSEKMNEKGDEEIDGVVEELVSLCGNK; encoded by the coding sequence ATGGAGGCCAAGAAAAACACCACTAGGGTAATCATGGTACCATGGCTAGCTCATGGACACATAAGTCCATTTCTAGAGCTAGCCAAGAAACTCACAAATGGAAACTTCCACATTTACATGTGTTCCACTCCTGTAAATCTAAGCTCCATCAAGAAAAATGTCACAGAGAAATATTCTCAGTCAATAGAATTAGTTGAGCTTCATCTTCCATCTTTGCCAAATCTTCCTCCTCATTACCACACTACCAATGGCCTCCCACCCCATCTCATGAACACCCTCAAAACAGCTTTTGAAATGGCCGCTCCAAAATTTTCCAACATATTAGAAACTCTAAATCCAGACTTGGTCATTTATGACTACAATCAACCATGGACTGCTCAGTTGGCTTCATCTATGAATATTCCTGCAGTGCAGTTGCTCACTTTTAGTGCAGCTGTTGTTGCTTTGGGCATCCACATGTCTGAAGACAAAGAAGATAAGTTCCCGTTCCCTGAAATTTACCTGCGCGAATACGAAATGTTTTCCTTGAAGAAAGCTATTAATGAATCACCAGGTAAGGAGTTCCCATTCGGCGAGGCTCTTAGGCGATCACGCGACATTGTTCTGGTGAAAACTTGCAGAGATTTTGAAGGAAAATATATGGATTATCTTTCAAATTTGGTCACCAAGAATATTGTCCCGGTTGGCACACTAGTTCAAGAATCCACTGACCAAGCTGAACATGAGGAGATCATGCAGTGGCTtgacaagaaagaaaaaagttcAACCGTGTTTGTCTCATTTGGGAGTGAGTATTTTTTATCCAATGAAGAAATCCTTGCAGTAGCTCAAGGGCTAGAGCTTAGCAAAGTGAACTTCATTTGGGTTATTAGGTTTCCACAAGGTGAAAGAATTAGTATTGCAGATGCAGTACCAGAAGTGTTTCTTGAAAGGGTAGGCGATAGAGGAAAGATTTTGGAAGAATGGGCTCCTCAAGCAAATATTCTTCAACACCCATCAACAGGTGGGTTCGTGAGTCACTGCGGATGGAGTTCTTTCATGGAAAGTATGAAGTTTGGTGTGCCCATAATTGCAATGCCAATGCACATTGACCAACCAATGAATGCTAGGCTTGTGGAATATATTGGGTTGGGAGTTGAAGCAGTGAGGGACGAAAACGGGAAACTACAAAGTGAGGAGATTGCAAAGGCGATAAGGAAAGTGGTAATGGAGGAAAGTGGGGAGCCTGTGAGGAAGAAAGCAAGAGAATTGAGTGAGAAGATGAATGAGAAAGGGGATGAAGAGATAGATGGTGTGGTGGAAGAGCTGGTTTCACTTTGTGGTAATAAATGA